Proteins encoded together in one Onychomys torridus chromosome 1, mOncTor1.1, whole genome shotgun sequence window:
- the LOC118569900 gene encoding vomeronasal type-2 receptor 26-like codes for MWLCILFPVLFGCLSGSAFSAPRAWLLPRQRPRFDRPGDVIVGGSFSIFRFSNGTLSDFTAPPSGLVASGVSNWGYRVAQSFVFAIEEINRSAHLLPNVTLGFSIRNSGDTVHGALHETMSFLTRQEEPIPNYTCQHGSPQAALVGDTRSSLSVSMARLLGLYKFPQVSYSSSLPSLSDKIQFPSFMRTLTSDLTSSFAVTQLIIHFQWSWVIILAHDDEYGQQASSLATQELNRAGVCIEVILHVPSHESLGKIKEIVQNMQKSTARVVLVFLSNANFQPILYGLLDVPVSGQVWVSKDTLHMVLALTIPDISQVLHSTFGLLYHSSRATGFPEFLAHLRPNQTPEDMFIKKFWEFTFDCKWPHQSSTVTEGVQLCSGNESLKNKQYPFAEVSKIDAAYTAVYSIAHALQDMITHGHQHGKVTDSQDFQPWQLLHALRKVHFKTPDGSKIMFDANGDLVTKFDIFQGQKTPEGVFPLVHVGMIDPQVSPGSKMMVHLMKDLQVPRSVCSESCLPGFNQVPRLGAPHCCFDCRPCPEGQFADQRDMKSCLLCPKEQYSSHTRDRCLPRTEIFLAFEEPLGFMLALAALFLAGLAVLVLGVFLKHRDSPVVRANNRSLSYLLLVSLCLCALCALLFLGRPSVTTCLLRQTTFAVVFTVAVSSVLAKTLTVVLAFRVTRPGDRIRVCLSPGASTSVVLIASFMQVVLCGVWLATSPPFPDRDMVSEPQHIVIQCQEGSGTIFFCVLGYLGFLAAGTFSVAFLARGLPDVFNETKFLTFSMLLFCSVWTAFLPLYHSARGKSTVAVEIFSILASTAGLLGGIFIPKCYIILLKPERNTAVWLRQGHQAQQDRQSKVLQRMSP; via the exons CGTTTCCAACTGGGGCTACCGGGTGGCCCAGAGTTTTGTCTTTGCCATCGAGGAGATTAATAGGAGTGCTCACTTGCTGCCCAATGTGACCCTGGGCTTCTCTATTCGAAACTCTGGGGACACAGTGCATGGAGCCCTCCATGAGACAATGAGCTTCCTCACGAGGCAGGAGGAGCCCATCCCCAACTACACATGCCAGCATGGCTCTCCTCAGGCTGCGTTGGTTGGGGACACGAGGTCATCCCTGTCTGTCTCCATGGCCAGACTTCTGGGACTGTACAAGTTTCCCCAG GTCAGTTACTCGTCTTCACTACCCAGCCTCAGTGACAAGATCCAGTTCCCATCTTTCATGCGGACCCTGACTAGTGACCTCACATCCTCCTTTGCAGTGACCCAGCTGATAATTCACTTTCAGTGGTCCTGGGTGATCATTCTGGCCCATGATGATGAATATGGGCAGCAGGCCAGCTCTTTGGCCACTCAGGAGCTGAACAGAGCTGGTGTGTGCATTGAGGTCATCCTCCATGTTCCTTCCCATGAGTCCTTGGGGAAAATTAAAGAGATTGTCCAGAATATGCAAAAATCCACAGCTAGGGTTGTTCTGGTTTTCCTAAGCAATGCAAATTTCCAGCCCATCCTGTATGGCTTACTAGATGTCCCTGTCTCAGGCCAGGTCTGGGTCAGCAAAGACACTCTGCACATGGTGCTCGCCCTGACCATTCCAGACATTTCCCAGGTGTTGCACAGCACATTTGGCCTTCTGTATCATAGCAGCAGAGCAACTGGCTTCCCTGAGTTCCTTGCTCACCTGCGGCCCAACCAGACCCCAGAAGACATGTTTATAAAGAAGTTCTGGGAGTTCACCTTTGATTGTAAATGGCCCCACCAGAGCAGCACAGTGACAGAGGGTGTCCAGCTGTGCTCAGGGAATGAGAGTCTGAAAAACAAGCAGTACCCTTTTGCAGAAGTGAGTAAAATTGATGCTGCTTACACAGCTGTCTACAGCATTGCTCATGCCCTGCAAGACATGATAACTCATGGGCACCAGCATGGGAAAGTTACAGACTCTCAGGACTTCCAgccctggcag ctgcTTCATGCCCTCAGGAAGGTGCACTTCAAGACTCCTGATGGAAGCAAGATTATGTTTGATGCCAATGGAGATTTGGTAACAAAATTTGACATTTTCCAAGGGCAAAAGACCCCTGAGGGTGTATTTCCATTGGTTCATGTAGGCATGATAGACCCTCAAGTCTCTCCGGGGAGCAAAATGATGGTCCATTTGATGAAGGAT CTCCAA GTGCCCAGATCTGTCTGCAGTGAAAGCTGCCTTCCAGGGTTCAACCAAGTGCCCAGGCTGGGAGCCCCCCACTGCTGTTTTGATTGCAGACCCTGCCCTGAGGGACAGTTTGCAGACCAAAGAG ACATGAAGAGCTGTCTTCTGTGCCCCAAGGAGCAGTACTCGAGCCACACGAGAGACCGTTGCCTGCCCAggacagagatcttcctggcctTTGAGGAACCTCTGGGATTCATGCTGGCTTTGGCGGCACTCTTCCTGGctggtctggctgtcctggttctGGGAGTGTTCCTGAAACACAGAGACAGCCCTGTGGTCAGAGCCAACAACAGAAGTCTCAGCTACTTACTCCTGGTCTCTCTTTGCCTCTGTGCCCTGTGTGCCTTGCTGTTCCTTGGGCGACCCAGTGTCACGACATGCCTCCTCCGTCAGACCACCTTTGCTGTGGTGTTCACGGTGGCCGTGTCCTCTGTTCTGGCCAAGACTCTCACAGTGGTCCTGGCCTTCAGGGTCACTAGGCCAGGGGACAGGATCCGAGTATGCCTGAGCCCTGGGGCTTCCACCTCAGTGGTCCTTATTGCTTCCTTCATGCAGGTTGTTCTTTGTGGGGTCTGGCTGGCCACATCCCCACCATTCCCAGACAGGGATATGGTCTCAGAGCCCCAGCACATTGTCATCCAGTGCCAGGAGGGTTCTGGCACCATCTTCTTCTGTGTGCTGGGCTACTTGGGTTTCCTGGCAGCAGGTaccttctctgtagcttttctgGCCAGAGGCCTGCCAGATGTCTTCAATGAGACTAAGTTCCTGACCTTCAGCATGCTGCTTTTCTGCAGTGTCTGGACAGCCTTCCTGCCCCTGTACCACAGTGCCCGGGGCAAGTCCACTGTGGCTGTAGAGATCTTCTCCATCCTGGCCTCCACTGCTGGCCTTCTGGGTGGCATCTTCATCCCCAAGTGCTACATCATCTTACTGAAACCAGAGAGGAACACTGCTGTGTGGCTAAGGCAAGGCCACCAGGCACAGCAGGATAGGCAGAGTAAGGTGCTCCAGAGAATGTCTCCCTAG